In Mustela erminea isolate mMusErm1 chromosome 8, mMusErm1.Pri, whole genome shotgun sequence, a genomic segment contains:
- the GLI2 gene encoding zinc finger protein GLI2 isoform X2, producing MRHQEGRYHYEPHSAHGVHGPPALSGSPVISDISLIRLSPHPAGPGESPFNAPHPYVSPHMEHYLRAVHSSPTLPAISAARGLSPADVAHEHLKERGLFGLPAPGTNPSDYYHQMTLMAGHPAPYGDLLMQSGGAASAPHLHDYLNPVDVSRFSSPRVTPRLSRKRALSISPLSDASLDLQRMIRTSPNSLVAYINNSRSSSAASGSYGHLSAGTLSPAFTFPHPINPVAYQQILSQQRGLGSAFGHTPPLIQPSPTFLAQQPMPLTSINTTPTQLSSSSNCLSNATQNKPSSESAVSSTVNPIVIHKRSKVKTEAEGLRPASPLTLTQEQLADLKEDLDRDDCKQEAEVIIYETNCHWEDCTKEYDTQEQLVHHINNEHIHGEKKEFVCRWQACTREQKPFKAQYMLVVHMRRHTGEKPHKCTFEGCSKAYSRLENLKTHLRSHTGEKPYVCEHEGCNKAFSNASDRAKHQNRTHSNEKPYICKIPGCTKRYTDPSSLRKHVKTVHGPDAHVTKKQRNDVHLRAPLLKENGDNEASAEPGGRGSEESAEASSTSQAVEDCLHIKAIKTESSGLCQSSPGAQSSCSSEPSPLGSAPNNDSGVEMPGTGPGSLGDLTALDDTPPGADASALAAPSAGGLQLRKHMTAMHRFEQLKKEKLKSLKDSCSWAGPAPHTRNTKLPPLPGSGSILENLSGGGPAGLLPNPRLSELSASEVTMLSHLQERRDSSTSTVSSAYTVSRRSSGISPYFSSRRSSEASPLGAGRPHNASSADSYDPISTDASRRSSEASQCSGVGGGGGAGPLSLTPAQQYSLRAKYAAATGGPPPTPLPGLERASLRTRLAPPAPCPRPLGPRRGSDGPAHGHAGPAPAFPHEAPGGGARRASDPVRRPDTLAAPRVQRFHSAHDVNPAPLPPCADRRSLRLSGPMNADGGLGRSAYSPRPPSISEHVTMEALVAGADSAGPDMGLVLPEDDLVLPDDVVQYIKAHAGGALDDSPPQAYPPESTCFSENPKLPSPGLHGTRRMVAADSNVGPSVPGLGGCQLGYGAPSSLNKNSMPVQWNEVSSGTVDTLASQGKPSPFPQGNLAVVQQKPAFGQYTGYGPQGLPLSPGPLDSAQTHFQACGGSPSVPRINYMRQPGTGGPCPNMTTTGSPHTNYGQAHPQLSPSTMGGALNPYPPSCSNTVAKPVHLGLPQHMEVAPEAAMMGSNRRELGITNSNLTGMPPLHSTQSYPQQSHHLATPMSQEGYRQGSHLLPSQQPGFMEPQQGAVGVAGSSFGLVQPRPPAEPSPAGCHRGVRAGLQLAYARATSHAMATVSANQEMVDVPKGAMGNVVSRPPQPAPQDVTGTQDHSMLYYYGQIHMYEQNGGLENHVGCQVVRPQPPQPQACPDSIQPQPLPSPGVNQVSSTVDSQLLEAPQIDFDAIMDDGDHSSLLSGALSPSLLHSLSQNSSCLTTPRNSLTLPSIPTGISNMAVGDMSSMLTSLAEESKFLNMMT from the exons TGTCGCGTTTCTCCAGCCCGCGGGTGACGCCGCGCCTGAGCCGCAAGCGGGCGCTGTCCATCTCCCCGCTCTCCGATGCCAGCCTGGACCTGCAGCGGATGATCCGGACCTCCCCCAACTCGCTGGTGGCCTACATCAACAACTCCCGGAGCAGCTCTGCAGCCAGCGGCTCCTACGGGCACCTGTCGGCAGGCACCCTCAG CCCTGCTTTTACTTTTCCCCATCCCATCAACCCAGTGGCCTACCAGCAGATCCTGAGTCAGCAGAGGGGCCTGGGATCTGCCTTCGGACACACTCCACCCTTGATCCAGCCCTCGCCCACCTTCCTGGCCCAGCAGCCCATGCCCCTCACCTCTATCAACACCACGCCCACCCagctcagcagcagcagcaactgtCTGAGCAATGCCACCCAG AACAAGCCGAGCAGCGAGTCGGCTGTGAGCAGCACGGTCAACCCCATCGTCATTCATAAGCGCAGCAAGGTCAAGACAGAGGCCGAGGGCCTGCGGCCAGCCTCCCCACTGACCCTGACGCAG gagCAGCTGGCTGACCTCAAGGAAGACCTGGACAGGGATGACTGCAAGCAGGAGGCCGAGGTGATCATCTATGAGACCAACTGCCACTGGGAGGACTGCACCAAGGAGTACGACACGCAGGAACAGCTGGTGCAT CACATCAACAACGAGCACATCCACGGCGAGAAGAAGGAGTTTGTGTGCCGCTGGCAGGCCTGCACCCGGGAGCAGAAGCCCTTCAAGGCGCAGTACATGCTCGTCGTGCACATGCGCAGACACACGGGCGAGAAGCCCCACAAGTGTACG TTCGAGGGATGCTCAAAGGCCTACTCTCGCCTGGAGAATCTGAAGACACACCTGCGTTcccacactggggagaaaccGTACGTGTGCGAGCACGAGGGTTGCAACAAGGCCTTCTCCAATGCCTCCGACCGCGCCAAGCACCAGAACCGCACCCACTCCAACGAG aAACCCTATATCTGCAAGATCCCAGGCTGTACCAAGCGATACACGGACCCCAGCTCTCTCCGGAAGCACGTGAAAACGGTACATGGCCCAGACGCTCACGTCACCAAGAAGCAGCGCAACGATGTGCACCTCCGTGCCCCCCTGCTCAAGGAGAATGGGGACAATGAGGCCAGTGCTGAGCCCGGTGGCCGGGGCTCTGAGGAGAGTGCTGAGGCCAGCAGCACCAGCCAGGCCGTGGAGGACTGCCTACACATCAAAGCCATCAAGACCGAGAGCTCCGGG CTGTGTCAGTCCAGCCCCGGGGCCCAGTCATCCTGCAGCAGTGAGCCCTCTCCCCTGGGCAGTGCCCCCAACAATGACAGCGGCGTGGAGATGCCAGGGACAGGGCCCGGGAGCCTGGGAGACCTGACAGCTCTGGATGACACGCCCCCGGGGGCCGATGCCTCAGCCCTGGCCGCTCCCTCTGCTGGTGGCTTGCAGCTGCGCAAACATATGACGGCCATGCACCGGTTCGAGCAGCTCAAGAAGGAGAAGCTCAAGTCGCTCAAGGATTCCTGCTCCTGGGCTGGGCCGGCTCCACACACCCGGAACACCAagctgcctcccctcccaggaaGTG GCTCCATCCTGGAAAACCTCAGCGGCGGCGGGCCAGCCGGGCTGCTGCCCAACCCACGTTTGTCGGAGCTGTCCGCGAGCGAGGTGACCATGCTGAGCCACCTGCAGGAGCGCCGCGACAGCTCCACCAGCACAGTCAGCTCCGCCTACACCGTGAGCCGCCGCTCCTCCGGCATCTCTCCCTACTTCTCCAGCCGCCGCTCCAGCGAGGCGTCGCCCCTAGGCGCCGGCCGCCCCCACAACGCCAGCTCGGCCGACTCCTACGACCCGATCTCCACCGACGCGTCGCGGCGATCGAGCGAGGCCAGCCAGTGCAGCGGCgtcgggggcggcgggggcgcggggccgcTCAGCCTCACTCCGGCGCAGCAGTACAGCCTGCGGGCCAAGTATGCAGCCGCCACCGGTGGGCCGCCCCCAACCCCGCTGCCAGGCCTGGAGCGCGCGAGCCTGCGGACCAGGCTGGCGCCACCCGCCCCCTGCCCGCGCCCGCTGGGGCCTCGGCGGGGCAGCGATGGGCCCGCCCACGGCCACGCGGGGCCCGCGCCCGCCTTCCCCCACGAGGCGCCAggcggcggggcgcggcgggccAGCGACCCAGTGAGACGGCCCGACACCCTGGCCGCGCCGAGGGTGCAGCGCTTCCACAGCGCGCATGATGTGAACCCGGCCCCGCTGCCGCCCTGCGCCGACCGGCGAAGCCTCCGCCTGTCAGGCCCCATGAACGCCGATGGCGGCCTGGGCCGCAGCGCCTACTCGCCCCGTCCGCCCAGCATCAGCGAGCACGTGACTATGGAGGCCTTAGTTGCGGGCGCGGACAGCGCAGGGCCCGACATGGGCCTCGTGCTGCCCGAGGACGACCTTGTGCTGCCCGACGACGTGGTGCAGTACATCAAGGCACACGCCGGTGGGGCCCTGGACGACAGCCCCCCGCAGGCCTACCCCCCCGAAAGCACCTGCTTCTCCGAGAACCCCAAACTGCCCAGCCCGGGGCTGCATGGCACGCGCAGGATGGTGGCCGCCGACTCCAACGTGGGCCCCTCCGTCCCGGGGCTGGGAGGCTGCCAGCTGGGCTACGGGGCCCCCTCCAGCCTGAACAAAAACAGCATGCCTGTGCAGTGGAATGAGGTGAGCTCCGGCACCGTGGATACGCTGGCCAGCCAGGGGAAGCCTTCTCCCTTCCCGCAGGGCAACCTGGCTGTGGTGCAGCAGAAGCCAGCCTTCGGCCAGTACACAGGCTATGGTCCTCAAGGTCTGCCCCTGAGCCCGGGGCCCCTGGACAGTGCACAGACACACTTCCAGGCCTGCGGGGGCAGCCCCTCTGTGCCTCGGATAAATTATATGCGGCAGCCAGGGACAGGTGGTCCGTGTCCCAATATGACCACCACCGGGAGCCCCCACACCAACTATGGCCAAGCCCACCCCCAGCTGAGCCCCAGTACCATGGGTGGGGCCCTGAACCCATACCCCCCATCCTGCAGCAACACGGTGGCCAAGCCAGTCCACCTGGGGCTCCCCCAGCATATGGAAGTTGCTCCCGAAGCTGCCATGATGGGCAGCAACCGCAGGGAACTTGGAATCACCAATTCCAACCTGACCGGGATGCCACCCCTTCACTCAACCCAGAGCTACCCACAGCAAAGCCATCACCTGGCAACTCCCATGAGCCAGGAGGGCTACCGCCAGGGCTCCCACCTTCTGCCTTCCCAGCAACCCGGCTTCATGGAGCCCCAACAGGGTGCTGTCGGGGTGGCCGGATCCAGCTTTGGCCTAGTGCAACCCCGGCCACCCGCTGAGCCCAGCCCTGCCGGCTGCCACCGTGGGGTGCGGGCTGGGCTGCAGCTGGCCTATGCCAGGGCCACCAGCCATGCCATGGCCACTGTGTCAGCCAACCAGGAGATGGTCGATGTGCCCAAAGGAGCGATGGGCAACGTGGTGTCCCGGCCTCCTCAGCCAGCCCCACAGGACGTGACCGGGACCCAGGATCACAGCATGCTCTATTACTATGGCCAGATCCACATGTACGAACAGAACGGAGGCCTGGAGAACCATGTGGGCTGCCAGGTTGTGCGGCCCCAGCCACCGCAGCCACAGGCTTGCCCAGACAGCATCCAGCCCCAGCCCTTGCCCTCACCAGGGGTCAACCAGGTGTCCAGCACAGTGGACTCCCAGCTCCTGGAGGCGCCCCAGATTGATTTTGATGCCATCATGGATGATGGCGATCACTCAAGCCTGCTTTCAGGCGCCCTGAGTCCCAGCCTCCTCCACAGCCTCTCCCAGAACTCCTCCTGCCTCACCACCCCCCGGAACTCCCTGACTCTCCCTTCCATCCCCACGGGCATCAGCAACATGGCTGTTGGGGACATGAGCTCCATGCTCACCAGCCTGGCCGAGGAGAGCAAATTCCTGAACATGATGACCTAA